In Haloarchaeobius litoreus, the following are encoded in one genomic region:
- a CDS encoding sensor histidine kinase: MPGGLPVTTVYQAILLASTGLASVVAGVAWRNRPNTGARYLALTALGAAVWTAPSLVQSLTPSLLADELLSRFAYLGITLVPPSWFLLAAEYTGRERLHGRQVRMWLWSMSAVMLVVAWSGLVFDHGLIYHRLFENPGSLTGLGVEHGAVFYLWIPYAYGLTFGALSMFVGFFYRSTDLYRRQAAMVILAGVAPLAGNVLYVTETIAVDGTPLGFGVASAALAFGVFEFGLTDVTPVARESLMTNIRDGVLVLDSERRITDVNPAAGRLLGLDGSVIGRDVTTVLDGPVGDIAADVGDQETQNLVTLDSVTGRRYVDVRVWPQFDDRGRSLGHLFYLRDVTEREHRERELERQNERLDRFASLVSHDLRNPLSVAEGYVELAQDTGEVSHLDDVAVAHERMEELIDDVLAMAREGETVTDPETVRIGEVARTAWDTVETGDATLAVETDGTVCAAPTRLRRLLENLFRNAVEHGSTGSPTQSGGGVEHGHSAGSTGLTVTVGTLPDAGGDAPGGFFVADDGVGIPSDRRDAVLDDGYTTNTDGTGLGLSVVQSIADAHGWDVRVTDGAHGGARFEFTGAVVD; the protein is encoded by the coding sequence ATGCCCGGCGGGCTCCCGGTCACCACGGTGTACCAGGCGATTCTCCTCGCCTCGACGGGACTGGCGTCCGTCGTCGCCGGTGTGGCCTGGCGGAACCGCCCCAACACCGGAGCCCGCTACCTCGCGCTCACAGCACTCGGAGCGGCCGTCTGGACCGCACCGTCACTCGTCCAGAGTCTGACCCCCTCGCTGCTCGCCGACGAACTGCTCAGTCGGTTCGCGTACCTCGGCATCACCCTCGTCCCGCCGTCGTGGTTCCTGCTGGCGGCCGAGTACACCGGACGCGAGCGACTCCACGGCCGGCAGGTCCGGATGTGGCTCTGGAGCATGTCGGCCGTGATGCTGGTCGTGGCCTGGTCGGGACTCGTCTTCGATCACGGACTCATCTACCACCGGCTCTTCGAGAACCCGGGGAGTCTGACCGGTCTCGGCGTCGAGCACGGCGCGGTCTTCTACCTGTGGATTCCCTACGCCTACGGACTCACCTTCGGTGCGCTCTCGATGTTCGTCGGGTTCTTCTACCGGTCTACCGACCTCTACCGCCGGCAGGCAGCGATGGTCATCCTGGCGGGGGTCGCCCCGCTCGCGGGAAACGTGCTCTACGTGACCGAGACCATCGCGGTCGACGGGACGCCGCTCGGGTTCGGGGTCGCGAGCGCGGCGCTCGCCTTCGGCGTGTTCGAGTTCGGCCTGACCGACGTGACGCCGGTCGCCCGCGAGTCGCTGATGACGAACATCAGGGACGGCGTCCTCGTCCTCGATTCCGAGCGCCGCATCACCGACGTGAACCCCGCCGCCGGACGACTGCTCGGACTGGACGGCTCGGTCATCGGCCGGGACGTGACCACCGTCCTCGACGGCCCGGTCGGCGACATCGCGGCAGACGTCGGTGATCAGGAGACCCAGAACCTCGTCACGCTCGACTCGGTCACCGGTCGGCGGTACGTCGACGTCCGGGTGTGGCCGCAGTTCGACGACCGCGGCCGCTCGCTCGGGCACCTGTTCTACCTCCGCGACGTGACCGAACGCGAGCACAGGGAGCGCGAACTCGAACGGCAGAACGAGCGGCTCGACCGGTTCGCGAGTCTCGTCAGCCACGACCTCCGCAACCCGCTGTCGGTCGCGGAGGGCTACGTCGAGCTCGCCCAGGACACCGGCGAGGTCTCCCACCTCGACGACGTCGCCGTCGCCCACGAGCGGATGGAGGAGCTCATCGACGACGTGCTCGCGATGGCCCGCGAGGGCGAGACGGTAACGGACCCGGAGACGGTCCGCATCGGGGAGGTCGCCCGGACGGCCTGGGACACCGTGGAGACCGGCGACGCGACCCTGGCGGTCGAGACGGACGGGACGGTGTGTGCGGCACCCACCCGGCTGCGACGGCTGTTGGAGAACCTGTTCCGGAACGCCGTGGAACACGGGTCCACGGGCAGCCCCACCCAGTCCGGCGGCGGCGTCGAGCACGGCCACTCGGCGGGCAGCACGGGCCTGACCGTCACCGTCGGCACCCTGCCCGACGCCGGTGGCGACGCGCCGGGCGGGTTCTTCGTGGCGGACGACGGCGTCGGCATCCCCTCCGACCGACGCGACGCCGTGCTGGACGACGGCTACACGACGAACACGGACGGCACGGGGCTGGGGCTCTCGGTCGTCCAGTCCATCGCCGACGCCCACGGCTGGGACGTCCGTGTGACGGACGGCGCTCACGGCGGTGCGCGCTTCGAGTTCACGGGCGCTGTCGTGGACTGA
- the sod gene encoding superoxide dismutase — MAEKSHAELPPLPYDYDALEPSISEQVLTWHHDTHHQGYVNGLNAAEETLAENRESGDHSSSAGALGNVTHNGCGHYLHTLFWENMSPNGGGEPEGDLADRIAEDFGSYEGWKGEFEAAASAAGGWALLVYDPVAKQLRNVKVDKHDQGALWGAHPILALDVWEHSYYYDYGPDRGSFIDNFFDVVNWDKAADEYQKCLEHFE; from the coding sequence ATGGCCGAGAAATCACACGCAGAACTGCCGCCGCTCCCGTACGACTACGACGCACTCGAACCATCCATCTCCGAACAGGTTCTCACCTGGCATCACGACACACACCACCAGGGGTACGTCAACGGTCTGAACGCAGCCGAGGAGACCCTCGCGGAGAACCGCGAGTCCGGCGACCACTCCTCGTCCGCGGGCGCACTCGGGAACGTTACCCACAACGGCTGTGGGCACTACCTGCACACGCTGTTCTGGGAGAACATGTCCCCGAACGGTGGCGGTGAGCCCGAGGGAGACCTGGCCGACCGTATCGCAGAGGACTTCGGCTCCTACGAGGGCTGGAAGGGCGAGTTCGAGGCAGCTGCCTCGGCCGCCGGTGGCTGGGCGCTGCTCGTCTACGACCCGGTCGCCAAGCAACTCCGCAACGTCAAGGTCGACAAGCACGACCAGGGCGCGCTCTGGGGCGCACACCCCATCCTCGCGCTCGACGTCTGGGAGCACTCCTACTACTACGACTACGGTCCGGACCGCGGCAGCTTCATCGACAACTTCTTCGACGTCGTGAACTGGGACAAGGCCGCCGACGAGTACCAGAAGTGCCTCGAGCACTTCGAGTAA
- a CDS encoding histidine kinase N-terminal 7TM domain-containing protein, giving the protein MSGLLITAVVATIVAWLAYRQRPKPGATWLAAMLVAVGWWALFYAIELPIQSMPTRRPFMKLQWLASLTIPVFWFLFALEYTGRDRYVSRGSAAALLVVPTVVFAFVATFEHHSLLYQDPQLVERGGTLVVDHVFGPLFYVGVGYAYLVILGGSLLFVSLIFDRSPTHRRQSFALLAAVLAPWVGNLVHVLEIPMVALDPTPIAFLVTGVGSYVALHELDLFDAVPVPDSIARDVVVEGMDDPVVVVDERNRVVDVNPAASTIFGYDASAALGRDAARVIPGYPQASDGDQETVEVETGRGRRYFDVTVSDITNSNDRRIGRVVTMRDVTERTHDEQRLDVLNRVLRHNLRNEMNIVAACAEQLSTTADEEELELVETIRERANDVASLGDTARRIETLLENADEEAYEPLETMLDRVLERGRSQYPTASFETVWTTEQGTVYCPRTIQPVLWSLFENAATEADASVTIFVTPGTDGYVSVTVADDGPVIPQREREVLKSGTETPLDHTSGLGLWLAVWGVRSIGGTIDFESEAETGNAITLHVPCEIEDLATGEAQVVN; this is encoded by the coding sequence ATGTCAGGGCTCCTCATCACCGCCGTCGTGGCCACGATAGTCGCCTGGCTCGCATACCGTCAACGGCCCAAGCCAGGAGCGACGTGGCTCGCGGCGATGCTCGTCGCGGTCGGCTGGTGGGCGTTGTTCTACGCCATCGAACTACCGATCCAGTCGATGCCGACACGCCGCCCGTTCATGAAGCTCCAGTGGCTCGCGAGCCTCACCATCCCCGTCTTCTGGTTCCTCTTCGCCCTCGAGTACACCGGCCGTGACCGCTACGTATCCCGCGGGTCGGCGGCAGCACTGCTCGTCGTCCCGACGGTCGTCTTCGCGTTCGTCGCGACGTTCGAGCACCACAGCCTCCTCTACCAGGACCCGCAGCTCGTCGAGCGCGGCGGCACCCTCGTCGTCGACCACGTGTTCGGCCCGCTGTTCTACGTCGGCGTCGGCTACGCCTACCTCGTCATTCTCGGCGGTTCGCTCCTGTTCGTCTCGCTCATCTTCGACCGCAGCCCCACGCACCGACGGCAGTCGTTCGCGCTCCTCGCCGCCGTGCTCGCCCCGTGGGTCGGCAACCTGGTTCACGTGCTCGAAATCCCGATGGTCGCCCTCGACCCGACGCCCATCGCGTTCCTCGTGACCGGCGTCGGGAGCTACGTGGCGCTGCACGAGCTCGACCTGTTCGACGCCGTCCCCGTGCCCGACTCCATCGCTCGCGACGTCGTGGTCGAGGGGATGGACGATCCCGTCGTCGTCGTGGACGAACGGAACCGCGTGGTCGACGTGAACCCGGCGGCCTCGACCATCTTCGGGTACGACGCCAGCGCCGCGCTCGGCCGAGACGCCGCGCGAGTGATCCCGGGCTACCCGCAGGCCAGCGACGGCGACCAGGAGACCGTCGAGGTCGAGACGGGGCGTGGACGGCGCTACTTCGACGTGACGGTGTCCGACATCACGAACAGCAACGACCGCCGCATCGGCCGGGTGGTCACCATGCGGGACGTGACCGAGCGGACCCACGACGAACAGCGCCTCGACGTGCTGAACCGCGTGCTCCGGCACAACCTCCGGAACGAGATGAACATCGTCGCTGCCTGCGCGGAACAGCTCTCGACCACGGCCGACGAGGAGGAGCTGGAGCTCGTCGAGACCATCCGCGAGCGCGCCAACGACGTCGCCTCCCTCGGCGACACCGCACGTCGCATCGAGACGTTGCTCGAGAACGCCGACGAGGAGGCGTACGAGCCCCTCGAAACGATGCTCGACCGCGTTCTCGAACGCGGCCGCAGCCAGTACCCGACCGCCTCGTTCGAGACCGTCTGGACGACCGAGCAGGGGACGGTGTACTGTCCCCGGACCATCCAGCCGGTGCTGTGGAGCCTGTTCGAGAACGCCGCGACCGAAGCCGACGCCTCGGTGACCATCTTCGTCACGCCGGGGACCGACGGCTACGTCTCGGTGACCGTCGCGGACGACGGACCGGTCATCCCGCAGCGCGAGCGCGAGGTGCTCAAGTCCGGCACCGAGACGCCCCTCGACCACACCAGCGGCCTGGGGCTCTGGCTGGCCGTCTGGGGCGTCCGCTCCATCGGCGGGACCATCGACTTCGAGAGCGAGGCGGAGACCGGCAACGCGATCACGCTCCACGTCCCCTGCGAGATCGAGGACCTCGCGACCGGGGAGGCCCAGGTTGTCAACTAG
- a CDS encoding UbiA family prenyltransferase translates to MSQSNDPHRPGQFTYRLPDPTAAAERAFGVAKHASVIDGLVAATKVVVVSVLLSLPLSVAVLLAGLVTFSVYGSNKLVDDEDEVNCPDRASFVARNREALLAGTLGAYVLALGLAALEGLDSFLLTLVPAAAAVLYSTPWLPFDGGTRVKDVLVLNTVLVAGAWAAYVSFIPVAYVDAPVTPTAVVVCVFFFLQTVVAGEVLNARDVAGDRAEGVSTMATVLGVRRTQFVLYALDGVTLALLGWAATTGLLAVPLALALIPAVGYSLLVTALVGRSVDLDWLGTCRDCQYAVMLCCVLVAV, encoded by the coding sequence ATGAGTCAATCGAACGACCCTCACAGACCCGGGCAGTTCACGTACCGGCTTCCGGACCCGACCGCCGCCGCAGAGCGCGCGTTCGGTGTCGCGAAACACGCATCAGTCATCGACGGCCTCGTCGCGGCGACGAAGGTCGTCGTGGTGTCGGTGCTGCTGTCGCTGCCGCTCTCCGTGGCGGTCCTGCTCGCTGGACTCGTCACGTTCTCCGTCTACGGCTCGAACAAGCTGGTCGACGATGAGGACGAGGTCAACTGTCCCGACCGCGCCAGCTTCGTCGCCCGCAACCGCGAGGCGCTGCTGGCCGGCACGCTCGGTGCCTACGTCCTCGCACTCGGACTCGCGGCGCTGGAGGGGCTCGACTCGTTCCTGCTGACGCTCGTCCCGGCCGCCGCCGCAGTGCTGTACAGCACGCCGTGGCTCCCGTTCGACGGCGGGACCAGGGTGAAGGACGTGCTCGTCCTCAACACCGTCCTCGTCGCCGGTGCCTGGGCAGCATACGTCTCGTTCATCCCGGTCGCGTACGTCGACGCCCCGGTGACGCCCACCGCCGTGGTCGTCTGCGTCTTCTTCTTCCTCCAGACCGTCGTCGCCGGCGAGGTGCTCAACGCCCGCGACGTGGCCGGCGACCGTGCCGAAGGCGTCTCCACGATGGCGACCGTCCTCGGCGTCCGCCGCACCCAGTTCGTGCTCTACGCGCTCGACGGCGTCACCCTGGCGCTGCTCGGCTGGGCGGCGACGACCGGTCTGCTGGCCGTCCCCCTCGCCCTCGCACTGATTCCCGCCGTCGGCTACTCGCTGCTGGTCACCGCCCTCGTCGGCCGTAGCGTCGACCTCGACTGGCTCGGTACCTGCCGCGACTGCCAGTACGCCGTCATGCTCTGTTGCGTGCTGGTAGCCGTCTAA
- a CDS encoding cryptochrome/photolyase family protein has protein sequence MQLHWHRDDLRVADNLALTTATDRTDERGPVAPVFVFDDDVLAHGSSNRVAFMLDALAHLRDEYRDRGSELLVRHGDPREVLPELATELGAESVTWAEGYSGLATERDAAVRQRLDEVDVAHESVTDALHHEPGSITTNDGEPYSVYSYFWKKWRDRPKADPVDAPDADALVDTDDLPDTEPLPTLADLGFDEPTADIQPAGTDAARERLTAFCDGPIYDYEERRDYPADGCTSRLSAALKWGTIGVREVYEETAAAADFAESESDRQSVREFQSQLAWREFYHHVLFFNPEVVSANYREYEHPIAWRDDPDELRAWKDGETGYPIVDAGMRQLREEGFVHNRVRMIVASFLTKDLLVDWREGYAHFREYLVDHDTANDNGGWQWAASTGTDAQPYFRIFNPMTQGERYDPDAEYITRYVPELRDADPSLIHGWHEASEIQRKEAAPEYPRPIVDHGDRRGQALSMFKSARGE, from the coding sequence ATGCAACTGCACTGGCACCGCGACGACCTCCGGGTCGCCGACAATCTGGCACTCACCACGGCGACCGACCGTACCGACGAGCGCGGCCCCGTCGCGCCCGTGTTCGTCTTCGACGACGACGTGCTCGCCCACGGCTCGTCGAACCGCGTCGCGTTCATGCTCGACGCGCTCGCCCACCTCAGGGACGAGTACCGCGACCGCGGGAGCGAGCTCCTCGTCCGGCACGGCGACCCGCGCGAGGTGCTCCCGGAGCTCGCCACCGAACTCGGGGCGGAGTCGGTGACCTGGGCGGAGGGCTACTCCGGGCTCGCCACCGAGCGCGACGCCGCGGTTCGACAGCGCCTCGACGAGGTCGACGTGGCCCATGAGTCCGTCACCGACGCACTCCACCACGAGCCCGGCTCCATCACGACTAACGATGGTGAACCGTACTCCGTCTACAGCTACTTCTGGAAGAAGTGGCGCGACCGGCCGAAGGCCGACCCCGTCGACGCCCCCGACGCTGACGCGCTCGTCGACACCGACGACCTGCCCGACACAGAACCGCTGCCGACGCTCGCCGACCTCGGTTTCGACGAGCCGACGGCCGACATCCAGCCGGCGGGCACCGACGCCGCACGCGAGCGACTCACCGCGTTCTGTGACGGCCCGATCTACGACTACGAGGAGCGACGCGACTACCCCGCCGACGGCTGCACGTCGCGGCTCTCGGCCGCGCTGAAGTGGGGGACCATCGGCGTCCGCGAGGTGTACGAGGAGACTGCCGCGGCCGCGGACTTCGCCGAGTCGGAGTCCGACCGGCAGTCCGTGCGGGAGTTCCAGAGCCAGCTCGCGTGGCGCGAGTTCTACCACCACGTCCTCTTCTTCAACCCCGAGGTCGTCTCGGCGAACTACAGGGAGTACGAGCACCCCATCGCGTGGCGCGACGACCCCGACGAACTCCGGGCCTGGAAGGACGGCGAGACGGGCTACCCCATCGTCGACGCCGGGATGCGACAGCTCCGCGAGGAGGGGTTCGTGCACAACCGCGTCCGGATGATCGTCGCCTCGTTCCTCACCAAGGACCTGCTCGTCGACTGGCGCGAGGGGTACGCCCACTTCCGGGAGTACCTCGTCGACCACGACACCGCCAACGACAACGGCGGCTGGCAGTGGGCCGCCTCGACCGGCACCGACGCCCAGCCGTACTTCCGCATCTTCAACCCGATGACACAGGGCGAACGCTACGACCCGGACGCCGAGTACATCACGCGGTACGTCCCCGAACTCCGCGACGCGGACCCGTCGCTGATCCACGGCTGGCACGAGGCCAGCGAGATACAGCGCAAGGAGGCTGCCCCGGAGTACCCGCGACCCATCGTCGACCACGGCGACCGTCGCGGACAGGCGCTCTCCATGTTCAAATCGGCACGCGGCGAGTGA